One genomic segment of Clavelina lepadiformis chromosome 3, kaClaLepa1.1, whole genome shotgun sequence includes these proteins:
- the LOC143450658 gene encoding putative malate dehydrogenase 1B: MAKFVIAGSCDCPYYAKLELLADKLSSNLPEFNVHKIVLPSNKWEGWLSDTCSENGWMHKKSPIVWRELVDRGGKGMLVGGFNEFMEYANCYYGNTSDMMTDLMLKIKDENITTNYAKAKEKEYIKSLSKPIHICITNASSSVAYHMIPSIASGYIFGKEVEISLRFLDHEKKRQHLEGVCMEAIDLAYPCLKNVTICTEPKEAFRDAAAVIFLEDEKCDTDDEKRHKKLQEYADQYKLYAEILDQVALNDVKIIVAGNGFVNFNTYVLVEHTSNINKQNIVATARLKERQAKALLSRKLNVNSAGIKNVISWGSCANDANSESIYLDISAGCVHGYDSAVWGPEWFSRPLLEMIYDNKWLSNNFISDHNVHMTSLEADLRHSASMSEATSIVTLLHDWVHGSGTNEMSSLGVKCEGWYGISNCVFSLPVRFTEGSYQVVWDIEVDPETKDKLKRAEANLKKDVRAVFQIEEEEKEVFGEEAQIISSMISPVESPNKVAGEKLEVIQEEEAEAQEDETE, translated from the exons atggcTAAATTTGTTATTGCAG gtTCATGTGATTGTCCATATTATGCCAAGTTGGAACTTCTTGCAGACAAGTTGTCTTCGAATTTGCCGGAGTTCAAC GTGCATAAAATTGTTCTCCCAAGTAATAAGTGGGAAGGGTGGTTATCTGACACTTGTTCTGAAAATGGTTGGATGCACAAAAAGAGTCCTATTGTGTGGAGAGAGTTGGTAGATCGTGGTGGAAAAGGAATGCTTGTGGGTggatttaatgaatttatggAATATGCAAAT TGTTATTATGGGAATACTTCCGACATGATGACAGATTTAATGCTCAAAATAAAGGACGAAAATATTACTACAAATTATGCTAAGGCTAAAGAAAAAGAATACATCAAGAGTTTAAGCAAGCCAATTCACATTTGTATAACCAA TGCGTCAAGTTCTGTTGCATATCACATGATTCCTAGCATAGCAAGCGGGTACATCTTTGGCAAGGAAGTAGAAATATCTCTTCGATTTTTAGATCATGAGAAGAAAAGGCAACATCTTGAAG GTGTGTGTATGGAAGCCATTGATCTTGCTTATCCTTGCCTGAAAAATGTAACGATATGCACGGAACCAAAAGAAGCTTTTCGAGATGCAGCTGCAGTGATATTTCTGGAAGATGAGAAATGCGATACAGATGATGAAAAACGTCATAAGAAATTACAGGAATATGCAGATCAGTATAAGTTGTATGCAGAAATACTGGATCAAGTAGCATTAAATGACGTAAAG ATTATTGTTGCTGGAAATGGATTTGTCAATTTCAATACTTATGTCTTGGTTGAACACACGAgcaatataaataaacaaaacattgttgCTACAGCAAGACTTAAg GAACGACAAGCAAAAGCCTTGCTATCGagaaaattgaacgtaaactCAGCTGGAATAAAGAATGTTATTTCCTGGGGCAGCTGTGCCAATGATGCAAATTCTGAAAGTATTTACTTGGATATATCTGCAGGATGTGTTCATGGTTATGACAGTGCGGTGTGGGGACCAGAATGGTTTTCCCGTCCATTACTTGAAATGATATATGACAA CAAGTGGTTATCAAATAATTTCATATCTGATCACAATGTCCACATGACTTCTTTGGAGGCTGATTTACGACATTCAGCAAGCATGAGTGAAGCAACATCCATAGTTACCCTACTCCATGACTGGGTACATGGGTCTGGTACAAATGAAATGTCATCATTAGGTGTTAAATGTGAAG GCTGGTATGGCATTTCTAACTGTGTGTTCTCTCTTCCTGTGCGCTTTACTGAGGGATCCTACCAAGTGGTTTGGGATATTGAAGTGGATCCTGAAACGAAAGATAAACTGAAGAGAGCAGAAGCAAACCTTAAAAAA GATGTTCGTGCAGTCTTCCAAATTGAAGAGGAAGAGAAAGAG GTCTTTGGGGAAGAGGCGCAAATAATATCGTCGATGATAAGTCCAGTGGAATCGCCAAATAAGGTAGCTGGTGAGAAACTGGAAGTTATTCAGGAAGAGGAAGCTGAAGCTCAGGAAGATGAAACTGAATAA